TTAACTCTTGCTTAGCTGCTTGGTGAGCATCCCAAATCTTATCATTGTCATCATCAGCAAATGCACTAACAACTCCTGCGTCAGTCCAAGTTCCTCTATGAACTCCATTAGTAATACCTACAATTGGAGCTGCACCATCTACATGGCTCCACATTTCATTAGCAGTTTGCTCATGTAAACTAGCAACAGAGTTAGCATTTCTAGATAATCTTAATCCTGCAGCTGTCATACTAAATGGTGCTCCACCGATAGCTACCATTTGTTCTACAGTTAAGTGTTGGTAAGCTCCCATATATTTTAATAAGTTATGTGGATGAACTTCATTTCCTGCTAATACAGGCGTATGTGTAGTAAATACTACATTCTTTCTAACTTCTCTTAATGCATCATCAAACCACATACTCTCATCTTCCATCTTTTCTCTTAATAACTCAACACCTGCAAATACAGGATGACTATCATTAAAGTGGTATACATCTGGCTCAATACCTAAAGCTCTAAGAGCTCTAACTCCACCAATACTTAATACCATTTCCTGAGCAATTCTGTGCTCATTGAATCCACCATAAAGTCTATCTGTAATCCACTCATCACCAGCATAATTTTCTGGTACATCAGTATCTAACAAGTATAAGTCAGCATTGTCAAAACAGTCTACTTTCCATACTTTAGCATGTACATCTCTTTCTCTAATATTTACTTTTACTTTAACACCAGTATCTTCTAAGAAATCATATCTTTCTGTTTCAAATGGGTAAGCTTTGTAAGGCTTTCCATCCTTAATAATTTGTTCATTATAACCTTGCTTCCAAAGCATCCCAATACCAATTAGATCACGATCTTGATCATAAGCAGCTTTCATGTGATCGCCAGCTAGGATACCTAAACCTCCAGAATAAATTTTAAAATCACTTGTGATTCCATATTCCATACAGAAATATGCAACTTTTGGTTCATTAGACATATTAATCCCCCTCTAGGTTATTTTTATTATATAGCTAGTTAGATTTATTTAAATGCTTCAACAAAAGAAGCTTAAACCAAATAACTTTTTGTTATTTAGTTATAAATAATCTTCTATTATTATAAAGCAATTCAGAAAAATCTATTATAATTAGACAAAAACAGATATCAAGTATAGAATTTTCTAACAATTTAAAGTTTAGAATTACTTTATAATTACAAATTACAAAAAACAAATCCCCGGATTAACTTCGAAGTTAATCCGGGGAGCTCACAAAATGTAACCTTGCCCTCAAATTTTAAATAAATCAAAGACTTTATATGTAATGTAGTACTTTTTCCTCTTACATAACATATTATACCACAATATTATAAAAAATCAAACACAAAAGTATAGTATTTTTATAAAAAGCAATAAATCCTTTTAATAATGAAAAAAAGATAATTATAACTATAAAATCAAAGATAATCAACTTAAATAATAATTCAAAGCTAATATTCAACAAATTATACTAAATAAATTATAATAATTTTAATTGTTCGACATTATTTTTTACTAAATTGCTTAATGTAATTCCAATTAATCTAAGCTTTTTACTTAAATCTAATTTATTAAGAAGTTGATATCCCAAGTCATAGATATCTTCTTCCTCATAAATATAATGATTAATACTTTTACTTCTTGATAACTCCTCAAAGTCTTCATATTTTAACTTTAATACTACAGTCTTTCCTTTTACATTATTCTTAATTGCTCGATCACTTACTTTTTTACTTAAATCTCTTAAATAACCTCTTAGAACTATTTTATCTTTTGTATCACGCTTAAAAGTTATCTCTTTACCAATAGATTTTGGCAAACTAGGTGGACTTACTTTTCTATTATCTACAGCATGAGCTAAATTATACACTTGATATCCTTTTTTACCTAATAATCTGATTAAGAAATTTCTATCTCCTTTAGCAATATCTTTAATCTTATAAAAACCCATCTCTTTTAACTTATCCTCAGTCTTAGGTCCTACCCCCCATAAATAACTGACATCTAAGGGGAAGATTATATCTTTTGCCTTAAAAGGAGATATAATTTTAAATCCATTAGGTTTATTAAAATCTGAAGCTAATTTAGCCAAGAATTTATTATAACTAACACCTACTGAAGCTGTTAACTTTAGTTTACTTTTGATCTTTCTTTTAATTTCTTTAGCAATTTTAATACTATTCTTATCATTAGCACTCACATCTAAATAAGCTTCATCTAAAGCAAGTGGCTCTACTAAATCTGTATACTGATAAAAAATTTCTCTTATCTGTTGTGAAACCTCTTTATATTTCTGATGATTCGGTCTAAGATAAACCCCATGTGGACATAATTGCCTCGCCTTAATAATAGGCATAGCAGAGTGTACGCCATATTTTCTTGCCTCATAAGAAGCTGTACTTACTACCCCTCTCTTACTCTTACCTCCAATAATTACAGCTCTACCTTTTAGCTTGAAATTATCCCGCTGTTCAATAGAAGCATAAAAAGCATCCATATCCACATGTATAATATTAAGTTCCATAATTAACACTCCAGATGTTCAATTTACAATGTACAGTTAAGTTCTTTAATTATAAATTGTTAATTATTAATTATAAATTACTTTTTATCTTTTCCCGTACAATCAAGGTTAAATCATTTCTCTGTTCTTTACTTAAGCTCTCAACATAAATTGGATCTGATAAAATCAGCTCTACTTTATCACCTTTAATCAAACCATTATTTGCTTCCCTTAACTTATAAGAACCTTTAATTGTCACTGGTACTATTGCTACTTCTTCTCTCAAAGCTATCTTTAAACTACCTCTTTTAAAATCTCCTAATTTATTAGAGCAGCTTCTTGTCCCTTCTGGAAAGATAACTAAAGATTGACCAGCATCAAATACTTTTCCTGCATCTTTAAATGCTCTCAAAGTCTGACGAAAGTCATTTCTTTTTATGAAAATACACTTCATATTTTTCATCCAACTACTAACAAAGGGCATATACCTTAATTCCCATTTTGCTATAAAAGCCTTTGGTTTATTAATATAACCTAATAATAAGGGAATATCAAAAGATCCTTGATGATTAGCTACAAATAATACTGGCTCTTCTGGTATCTTATCTTCTCCTTTAACTATAATCTCACTACCTGTAAAATCGACCAGACTTTTAGCCCAGTTTTTGGCTAATTGATTGGTATAATTTTTAACCCTATCATCTTCTCCTTTTAGCTCTAAAAATTTCATCTTAATTAGTGAGCCTAATAATGCAATTTGATATAACCAAAAATAAGTAAACCAACTAATTGTTTTAATCATATGTTTCCCCTTCTTCCCAAATATATAATCTTAATTCTATAGATAATTATAAATTATTTGAGCTTTTAAAGCAAAAATAAGTTGCCTACTTAAAGGCAACTTACAAATCTTTAACTATATTTTCCTTCTAAATATTCTATAATTTTTCTAGAATCATTAACTACAGTTCCATCACTATCTTCTATTACCGGAACTTTAATTTGGCCTGATAATTCTTTAATCTTAGTTCTCTTTGCTTTATCCTTAGGGACTTCAACAGTCTCATAGTCCAATTCCATCTCATCTAATTTATTACGTACCTTAATACAGAAAGGACAAGTTTGAAATTGATATAACTTAATCATTAACATTCCCTCCTTTAAGAATTTTATCTAGCTTATAACTATTACTATTGTTCTGGATAATAGGAATAATTCCTGCTTGGATTTAAAATTAATATCTACTTTATTATATATTATTCCAAATAAAAGTATTCTTAAAACTAAGAGGATAAAATATTATGTGAAGAAATCAAATATATTACCTAACATACTGACATCTGCTTTAAATAGTTCTGTATACTTACACTTAGTACAGGTAACAGTAGTAAATTTCTTATTCTGTATATCAAACATCTTAGATAATCCACTACCAGTAGCTGCAAACTTATCAGTCTCATAATTTCTATTACCACATTTAGGACATTGATAATTATCTATTTCAGACATTATAATACCTCCTTTGCTATTATTATACTAATTATTTCTATTATTTAATAGAGTAAATAGTAATATTTTATAAGTGTAAAGAGAGATTTTTGGGTGATAGGAGTTAGGTGATAGGAGTTAGTAAGGTCTTCCTACCTCCTATTTCCTAAAGACTAACTCCGAAAGTGTCGCTTTATCTTTCTATAATCTAATCAAAATTTATATTCTGATATAGAAAAGGTGCCAAAAGGCACCTTTTTATTAAATGAATAAACTCATATTTGATTCTTCAGCATCACTTAAGAAGCTTGCTACTCCTCCAACTTCTACACCCTCAATTAATTCTTCTTTCTTAATTCCCATTACATCCATAGACATTTGGCAAGCTACTAATCTAACTCCATTTAATTTAGCTTGACCGATTAATGCCTCTAAAGAGTCAACTCCTTTATCATTCATTACCTTTCTAATCATCTTAGGACCCATTCCAAACATATTCATATTAGATAATGGTAACTTTTCACTTCCTTGCGGCATCATCTTGCCAAACATCTTGTCCATCATAGTTTTTTCAACCTTAACATTTTCCTTCTTACGTAAAATATTTAATCCCCAGAAGGTAAAGAATAGTGTAACTTCACTTCCCATTGCTGCTGCTCCATTAGCAATGATAAAGGAAGCAATTGCCCTATCTAACTCTCCACTAAATACTACCATCGTCTTTTTATTCTTATCATTTGTATTAGCAACTGCTGTTCTTCCTTGACCTTTTTGGATACTAGCTGTAAAATTATGACCTTCTTGACCACTATCTAGCAACTTATTTCCTGTACTTTTGCACCATGCTCCAATATCTGCTACAAATCCTGGGTCTGTTGCTACAACCTCTAATACATCACCTTGATCTAACTCTTTCATCTTATTAGCTACCTGCATAATTGGTCCAGGGCATTGTAATCCACAAGCATCAAGGCTCACCCTTTTACCACTTTGATTACTTTCTAATTGCTTTCCCACTATCTGCCCCTCCTCAGGATTAGAAGCCGTTGTCATTTTCTGATAATCAGGAGTATTGCAATCATCTATTACAGCTTCTTTATCATTCTTAATCTCTTTATATAATTTATATCCTCCAGATAGATTCTTAACCTTATTAAATCCATGTTGCATTAAGATTCTAGCTCCAATATAACCTCTCAATCCAACTGCACAATAAATTACAATCTCTTTATTCTTATCTAACTCATCTAATCTATCTCTTAAGCTATTAACTGGAATATTGATAGAACCTTCAATCTTCCCTAACTGAACCTCTACCTCTTCTCTTACATCTAAAATAATAGCATCTTCACTTAAATCTTCAATTTCATGCCAATGAATTACATCAACTTTCCCCTTTAAAATATTACCGGCAGCAAAACCAGCCATATTTACTGGATCTTTAGCAGAACCAAAAGGTGGAGCATAAGCTAATTCTATCTCTTGCAAATCAAAAACTGTCTTCTCAAATCTAATTGTAGTAGCAAGAACATCTATTCGCTTATCTACTCCATCATATCCAACTGCTTGAGCACCTAATATTTTACCTTCATCAGGCGTGAAGATAATCTTAATAGTCATTGGAATTGCACCTGGATAATATCCTGCATGATTCTTGGAATTAGTATAAGATACTTCATAATCAATTCCTGCTTTTTTAAGTTGCTTTTCATTATTTCCAGTAGCAGCTACAGTTAAATCAAAGACCTTAGCAATTGCTGTACCTTGAGTTCCAATAAACTTCTCTTTATTCCCTACTAGATTATTAGCTACAATTCTTCCTTGCTTATTAGCAGGTCCAGCTAAAGGAATATGAGCAGGTTGTTTAGTTACAAAGTCAGTTACCTCAATAGCATCTCCAATAGCATAAATATTTTCATCAGAAGTCTGTAGATAATCATTAACTTTAATAGCTCCTGTCTTACCTAATTCTAATCCTGCTTCTTTAGCTAGCTTAGTACTTGGCTTAACCCCAATAGACATAACCACTAAATCAGTTTCAATCTCTTCTCCACTCTGTAACTCTACAATTGTCTTATTCCCTTCTTCTCTAAAAGCTTTAACTCCGTCAGATAAGTGTAGATTAATTCCCTTACTACGCATATGATTGTGAACCATTGCTGCCATATCAGCATCAATTGGACCTAATACTTGTGGTGCTAATTCTACTACTGATACATCTACACCACGATGGTGTAAATTCTCAGCCATCTCTACTCCAATATATCCAGCTCCAACAACAACAGCACGTTCAGGATTATTATTATCAACAAATCCTTTAATCTTATCAGTATCAGGAATATTTCTTAGTGTAAAGATATTCTTGCCATCAATTCCTGGTAAGGGAGGCTTAATTGGATCTGCACCTGGAGATAATACTAAAGCATCATAACTTTCAGTATATACTTCATTTTTGGTCCAATCCTTTACCTTAACTTCTTTCTTCTCTTTATCAATGTCTAATACTTCATTCATTACTCGTACATCAATATCAAATCTAGCTTCCATTGCTTCTGGAGTCTGTACTAATAATTTATCACGTTCTTTAATCACTTCACCAATATGATAGGGCAGACCACAGTTAGCAAAAGAAATATGCTCTCCTTTTTCAAAGATAATAATCTCTGCCTCTTCATCAACTCTTCTCAATCTAGCTGCTGTACTTGCTCCACCAGCTACACCACCAACAATTAATACTTTTTTACCCATTAATAAAACCCCCTTTAAATTTAAATATCTTTATATTAGAATTTTAGAATATTTATTATTAAATAAAAGCTTAAGTTATCCTTAACTAAAATTTACTTAAGCCTAATTTTCAGATTAAAATAAAGCCTTTATAAGCTTTTTAGCATCTTCATTAATTACATAATAATTAATCTCTACTCCATTTCGCTTTCCTTCTAAAATACCTAAATTTCTTAACTTAGCCAGGTGTTGAGAAAGAGTAGATTGTGGAATTTCCAAGCAATTTTGCATCTTAGAAACATTACAACCTTCATCTTCCATTAAACCCTTTACAATACATAATCTAATTGGATGTGATAAGGCTTTTAATACTTTAGCTTTATTCTTTAATACTTCCATTTCATTTGTGATATTTTCCACTTGAATGCCTCCTTAAACCCAAACTACTATATTTATATATTACGATATAACAAAGTAATTGTCAAGTTTAAAAAGATAAAAATTAATTTTTATCTTTTTGATTATTAATCTAAAATAAAATCTTATTTAATATTCTATCCCCAATAACAAATAATGATTCTTAGCTTCTCTACTAATATAGCTATCTAAATCTAAAATGAAATTTAATTTGGATAAAGAGACAGTAACAAGTGACTAGTGGCAGGAGACAAGTTAAGTTATTTACTGGTTACTAGTTACTGAAGTTTTGCTTTATCACTCTAAAGATAGATTTAAATTTCCTTCTAAAGCTAAATATCTATAACTAAGAAGCAAAACAAATTATAATTAACCCCCTCCCTATAAATAAAAAAAGTTGGAGGAGGTCCTCCAACTTTTTTTATAATTCATACTTTTCATATACAATTTGAGCAAACTCATCAACAGCTTTACTTAATACATCATCTATTAGTTCTTCATCAGAAGGAATAATTACAGAATTACCTTCATAATAAGAATCTTCATATCTAGATTTCTTAGTAACCTTCTTACTTAAAATTATTGAAGCATCAGAGACATCCAAAACTTTGAAGATGATTTGAGTATATGCTTGTTTTTCAACATTATACCTTTTCTTCTCTTGACCTTCCCAATCCTCTACATATTCATAGTCTTTATCACTAGTAACACTTCCACTTAATACCTTACCTAAAACTAAATAGTCTACTCCTAAGATATTACCTAATTCTTTTGCTGTAGATGAATCAATCAACCCACTTGCTCCTAGTTTTTGTTCATCTAGCACTGTATTTAGCTTATCTCTTTCAATTAATTCAATAAACTTAGGCTCTCTTTCTAATAAATAAGCAGAAAATAAACTTGTGGCTCTACTTCCTAAATTATATCTATAGGTTGTATCTTCAAAATCAATTACGGCTATTCGTTTAGTCTTTATTTTCTTTAACTCTTGATATGCTTGATTATATTTCTGCCTAACATCAAGGTAGTTTTTATCATATTCCATTACTTTTTCAAATTCCTTATAAGCCAATTCCCAATTACCTTCCTCTAAGTATCCTGCACCTAAATTATAATGAGCTTTTTTATAATTAGCTTCTGCTTCATATAATAATTTATTAACCTCTGCATTATCCTTAATCTCTTTTGCTTCCTTCAGATTATTAATTGCTAAACCATATTCTTCTTCTTTTAAATACATTTTAGCTTTATTTAGATATGAACTATACTTCTTTTCCCTATGTCCTTTTACTAATTTGTAAACTCCCCAAATACCCAAAACAACTAATGCTCCAATAACACCTTTTTCCGAACTACTAGATCCACCATCAGAATTTGCTGATAAAGCTTTCACACTTTGAGCTTGAGCATAGTCAATTCCTACAAAAGAAACAAATATAAACACAATTAACATAATAGAAATATTTCTTATATACTTCTTAGACATTAAATATCACCTCTAATTAATTATTACTTCCATTCTGGACTATCATAGTCCCTATCTTCTTCAAACAATACACTCTCTATTTTATTTTGAGAGCTAAGAATCTTAATACTTTTAGCCCCATCTTCTTCTACTACAAACAAAATTAATTCTCCCTTGTGATCATAACTTGCATAATCATAAATTTTAGATTTATTATCTAATACCTTCTTTAACCCACTACCATTAGGGTTGATTCTATAAATTGTAGAAATAGAATCGCCTTGATTAGTAAATAAAATTGTTCTTCCATCTGCTGACCAACTAGGATGAGTATCCTTTCCAAAACCTGTATGTAAAACCATCTTTCCTTGACCATCTTGATTCATAATATGAATCTTCTTCTGCCCAGTTGTTTCAGACACATAAAGTAATTTATTATTAGCTGAAGAATAAGAGACTTGACCATCATAATGATTATTATCGGTAATTTTTTTCAGATAAGAGCTTGATAAATTTGTTTGATAAAGCTCATAATCACCATCTCGATCTGATACAAAGATTATTTCATCTTTATTTAGCCAGATGGGATCTTCCTTATTTGATGTAGTATAAGTAATTTGCTGTAAATTTGAACCATCAGCTTTCATAGTATATATGTTACTATGGCCATTTCGGTCTGATAAAAATATTATTTCTTTTCTATCTTCTGACCAATTAGGAGCCCAATCATTACCTTTATCTTGAGTTAATTGAGTTATCTTATCACCATAAATATCACTAAGATAGATATTTTTATGACCATCTTTATCACTGACAAAGATGAATTCTTTTCTTTCTTTAGTATCTAATTTAATATCTACCCTCTTATCTCCTTCTTCTAAACTTAACTCTTGAACATAAGTTCTATAACCTGGTGCAGTAACCTTAATAAGTCTATCCTCCACCTTCAGGTCATCAATCACTGGAATATTCTCTAGGATAAAATATCCATTAGCATTACTTTCTACTAAAAAGTTACCTATTTCAACCTGTACACCAGATAAAGCCTCACCAGTAAACCTATCTTGAACACTTCCTCTAAGATTCATAAATTTATCTTCATTACATCCTACCATCCCCAAAGAAAGTGTTAATAACAACAACAATAGCATAAACCTCCGCAAATTAATCCCCCCCTTTTTATATAGAACATGAAAAAGAATTTAAATTTACTTAGAAACAAATTGACGCTGATTAAAATCTGATTAAGTTCTGACCTTATTTATTAGTTAATAGCTAAAACACCTGCGTAAATCACTCCAAGAGTACTTAATCGAGGAGAAAATAATTCCTCTCACAGTGCTGCTGTCTAATAAATTATTTTGATTTTTAATTCTTAAAATATTATAAAAGTTTAAATTTAAGATATATGATATGAAATCTCTATCGGCTTCTATATACCTCTTAAATAACATAATCATATGACTATTCAAACTTAATTATATCACCCTTTGTTACCTGACTATCAGCTTCTATAATTTCTGCAATTACTGCCCCTTTACTAAGACTAATCACTCTTACTTCCCCCATAGGCATAGTAACTGCTTCTTCTAATTCTTCTACTTCAATCAAACGAAGTAGCTGACCTCTTTGTCCTAAGGCAAAATCTTCACTACTCTCAACCTTAATAATCACCTTATTAGATAATACTTTTACTACTTTTCCCTCTATACTCTTAGATTTTAGTCCCTCAGTTATGTTATTAATAAAGTCATCAGTTGCCTGCTCAATACTCTTTCCTAAAGCAGATTTTTTGAAGGCTTCTGTTCCAAAACTTACTCCCTTCAAGTTAGAAATTTGAATAGATCTATCAGATCCTTCTCCTATACCTTGAAAAGATGATTTAATTTCACCACTACTAGCATCCACTAACCGGCCACTAAGCAGAACTTTTGCTGCTACTCCAGAGCTTTTAAAGGGACCAAAAGATATACTTGCTTTCTCTTTGATTTCCATTTGAGTTAAAGTACCTAAAATTAAAGCATCTACTCCTAATATCCTTCCTAACTCAGCAGCAGTCACTGAATCTATCAATCCACTCTGCCCTAATTTCTGCTCCTTTATTAATTTATTAAGACGAGTTCTTTCTACAACTTTAATACCATCTACTTCAACTAATTTATCTGTGATCATCTGAGTAATCCCTTTTAAAATATGTTCTTTATCTAATCCATTCCAACCAAGATCTCCATTATTAAAAGGCATTACAGCTACTAAATTCTGCTTAGCACTAATAGGGGAAGAATAGACTATGACTAATAAGATTAAAGCTAATAATATGTAACTTTTCTTCATTACCTTCCCTCCTAAAAAGTTCATGTAATAGTCTGTATTAATTTAAGACGATAACAACTTTAGATTGACTAAAAATCCCACTTCGACCCACTTTTTCTAGCAACAATGAATCTTCATTGGATAATATTAAATCAGTCTTATACTCTCCTCTAACACCTTGAGCATTAATAATTAATGGATTATCTCCTATTAAAGAATTGTTCTTTGCATCAATTAAGCTTCTACTATAAGAAACTATACCATTAGTTATGACTTCATCAGTTTTAACCTGATCAATACTATAAACTACCCTTCCATCTTCATTATAGATCTTAGGTGATAAAGCAGGACTTAGATCTGAAGAAGTAGTAATTATCACTCCTGTATAGTCCTCCTCTAACTCAATATCATTATAATTCTCATCAACATCATCTTGAGGCTCTGAAATAATTTGATCTGAGTTATTAGCTGATGATAAATTATTCTTTAAAGTTGGGAAGATAGCCTTTATAATGCCATCCCTTCCATAAAATTGTAATTCTACTACTATCATATAACTTCTATTATCCATCTTCTTTTCTTCGACTATCTGTGCTCCTTTTACTAACCCAGAAACCTTCTTTTTGATAAGATCAGATTTAATTTGAGCATTCTCTACTGTCTGCTCTGAATCAATTCTAACCCCTTTAATAATTTCTAAAAGTCTCCGTTGTGCCATTGTAATAGCTGCTTCTCTTGCCATGATTATTGCTTGTGATTTATTTTTAACATAAGATGGAGCAATTCCAAATCCTGTTGCTCTAACTACTGATTTCTCCCAATCTAAGTATCCATCCTCTTCTTTTTCAAAAATTCCACCACTACTAACATCAGCGTGTACAACAACACTAAATAGAAAAATCAGACATAATAAATAAATAGTAATATTTCGCAACATCATATCACCTCTTTTTAATTTTTAAGCTCTAAACTAAGCTGTCCTTCATTCAAAGTATTAACTTTCAAATTAAAATCTACAGCTTGTTGTAATTCTAAAGCAAAATCTAATACCTCTACTGTATTCAATAACTCTAGATCAAAAAGTACTATTCCTTGGTTATACTCTCTGAAATAGACATTCTCTACTCCTGATAAAAGTGGTAAGTTATTTTTAAGCTGATTTAAATCTTTTAGATCTTGAATCTCTGAAATTTTTAAAGTAATTCTTTTAGGTTCTTGAATTAATTTTTGACTTAACTGCTCTATTATTTTAGAACTTATATTTCTACTTGCTTCTCTTAAAGATTTATTAGCAGCATCTTCTTTATTACTACCTATCCCTTTACCATCACCATTTACTGCTGCCATTACCTCTGCTGTTGATACATTAATAACTTTAGCCTCTATTTGACTATGGTAGGACACTAAACCAGCTAAAGAATTATCCTGCAAATGTCTACTTAAATTAATATAACTGGCCAAAGCGTTAGCAACTACTACTAAATCAGCTTTTAATCGATTCCCAATCTTTGCAGCTAGGAATAAATCACCTGCTAAGATTGCATTCCTTTTATCATAATTAATAACCTCATTAATCTTTCTAGCATCTATTACTTGGTAGCCTGAATTTAAAAGTTGACTTATTAGTTCATTTTCTGCAATTGAATTTGGTAAATTAAGATACTCTTCTTTCTGTGATAATAAAACCATAATTCTAGGATTACCTACCCTCTTAATATTCAGCTTTAAAGCTCTTAAATCCTCAGATAGATTATCAGTCCCAACCTCAACTTCAGCTTCAACATAATAATTATTATCTTTGATGTATTCATCTAAAACTTGGTATTTCTTAATATAACCCTTACTACTTTTTAAAATATTATCATTTATCAATTGATAATTTTTAACTTTAGTTTGAGAATCTATATAAGTTCCTACAACCTTTTCAACTCCCCGCCGCAAAGCATCATCAATAGCAACTTTACGCGCCTTAGCTATATTATCATCCTGTATATAAGATACACCTTTAGCCTTTACTTTCTGCTTGCCTTGGGTCTCGGCTTTTACAAGACTAACATTTAATAGTGTAAACATTAGTAACAATAACACTATGGTTAACTTCTTATTTCTCATGACTTATGACCTCCTAATACCTAGGATTAAAATTATAGTTAGAATTATAGTATAGTTTTCAATAAAATATTCAAAAACCCTCTTTTTTTAATATTTATTACTTTTTTACATCTTATAGTAATTAAAGCATCTATTCATTCAATAAAGTATGATCTTGTCTAATAATATAAATATCAAAGCTTAGAATGAACTTTAAATATTTCGTTATAGAAAGATAAAGAGACAGTTTCGGAGTTAGGCGTTAGGAGTTAGGCGTTAGGAGCTAGGACATAGAAAGATCTTACTAACCCCTATAACCTATAACCTATCACCTATCACCTATCACCTAAAAGTGTCGCATTATACCCATTAAGTTTCATTTTATAATTGTCGGGCTGGATATAAGCTTAATATACTGTAAGTCATAGTTTGAGAACAATTGATCAATTTATCTAACAAAAAAGAGAAAAAGAAGATGAGAAATCCTCATCTCCTTCGAATATTTAATTTAAAATTCTAGTTTTGTAGTTAAAGCAAATTCAACCCCTTGAGACTTGTTAAATAGACCCATTAAATCTGATACCCCTACATCCGTTTTCCAACCCCACAGATATAGACCTAATCCTGCTGACCAGTTAAAGTCTTCTCGTAGTGTTGAGTAATTAATTCCTGTTCTTAGCGGTACTGATTTTAACCAAGTTAATTCAGTTGCTGCAGAGAATTTATGATCTTTATCACCATCATGA
Above is a window of Orenia marismortui DSM 5156 DNA encoding:
- a CDS encoding LPP20 family lipoprotein, with protein sequence MLRNITIYLLCLIFLFSVVVHADVSSGGIFEKEEDGYLDWEKSVVRATGFGIAPSYVKNKSQAIIMAREAAITMAQRRLLEIIKGVRIDSEQTVENAQIKSDLIKKKVSGLVKGAQIVEEKKMDNRSYMIVVELQFYGRDGIIKAIFPTLKNNLSSANNSDQIISEPQDDVDENYNDIELEEDYTGVIITTSSDLSPALSPKIYNEDGRVVYSIDQVKTDEVITNGIVSYSRSLIDAKNNSLIGDNPLIINAQGVRGEYKTDLILSNEDSLLLEKVGRSGIFSQSKVVIVLN
- a CDS encoding LPP20 family lipoprotein, whose translation is MRNKKLTIVLLLLMFTLLNVSLVKAETQGKQKVKAKGVSYIQDDNIAKARKVAIDDALRRGVEKVVGTYIDSQTKVKNYQLINDNILKSSKGYIKKYQVLDEYIKDNNYYVEAEVEVGTDNLSEDLRALKLNIKRVGNPRIMVLLSQKEEYLNLPNSIAENELISQLLNSGYQVIDARKINEVINYDKRNAILAGDLFLAAKIGNRLKADLVVVANALASYINLSRHLQDNSLAGLVSYHSQIEAKVINVSTAEVMAAVNGDGKGIGSNKEDAANKSLREASRNISSKIIEQLSQKLIQEPKRITLKISEIQDLKDLNQLKNNLPLLSGVENVYFREYNQGIVLFDLELLNTVEVLDFALELQQAVDFNLKVNTLNEGQLSLELKN